The following proteins are co-located in the Sandaracinaceae bacterium genome:
- a CDS encoding YciI family protein: MLYALLCYNSEDVVCAWTKEEDDAVMARLGVVHERWERAGKLKPAIRLLPTTAATTLRKADGLVLDGPYAETKEQLLGFYIVDVESLEEGLQFARELTEANPGGAYELRPVGLYLPGAPITGTQGSGA; this comes from the coding sequence ATGCTTTACGCCCTGCTTTGCTACAATTCCGAAGACGTCGTCTGTGCCTGGACCAAGGAGGAGGACGACGCCGTGATGGCGCGCCTCGGGGTGGTGCACGAGCGCTGGGAGCGGGCCGGGAAGCTGAAGCCGGCCATCCGCCTGCTGCCGACCACGGCGGCCACCACGCTGCGCAAGGCCGATGGCCTGGTGCTGGACGGGCCGTATGCCGAGACCAAGGAGCAGCTGCTGGGGTTCTACATCGTGGACGTCGAGTCTCTGGAAGAGGGGCTGCAGTTCGCGCGCGAGCTGACCGAGGCCAACCCGGGCGGCGCCTACGAGCTACGCCCAGTGGGGCTCTACCTGCCGGGCGCGCCCATCACGGGCACGCAAGGCTCCGGAGCCTGA
- a CDS encoding GyrI-like domain-containing protein, protein MLDTPVILETTPLITACVHVTVARDQIQHVMGPAISEVYGAIMAQQRTPTGPWFTHHHRIEPTLFEFDACVPIDQPITPVGRVFASEWPATRVARVIYSGPYEGLGEAWPEFKAWLEREGHTGRSDLYERYLVGPESTQDPAEYRTELIQPLA, encoded by the coding sequence ATGCTCGACACGCCCGTCATCCTCGAGACCACCCCGCTGATCACCGCGTGCGTGCACGTCACCGTGGCGCGCGACCAGATCCAGCACGTCATGGGCCCCGCCATCAGCGAGGTCTACGGCGCCATCATGGCGCAGCAGCGCACACCCACGGGGCCGTGGTTCACGCACCACCACCGCATCGAGCCCACGCTCTTCGAGTTCGACGCGTGCGTGCCCATCGACCAGCCCATCACGCCGGTGGGGCGCGTGTTCGCTAGCGAGTGGCCGGCCACGCGCGTGGCGCGCGTGATCTACAGCGGCCCGTATGAAGGGCTCGGCGAAGCCTGGCCCGAGTTCAAGGCCTGGCTCGAGCGCGAGGGCCACACGGGCCGCAGCGACCTGTACGAGCGCTACCTGGTGGGCCCCGAGAGCACGCAGGACCCGGCGGAGTACCGCACGGAGCTGATCCAGCCGCTCGCGTGA